The Comamonas piscis region AGATGCGCGAAAAGCTCCAGGACATCGTCAGCCCCAGCCAGCTGGTGCGCGCCAGCATTGACGATCAGGGCGTGGCCACCATCCAGGGCCTGCTGACGGAGAGCAGCCCACTGGAAAAAGGCGAGCTGGCCCTGCCACTCAAACGCCTCAAGGGCCAGTGGGTGCTGGTGACGGATGCCTACTTTTTCCCCGAAGGCCAGGGCCGGCATTTTGAGCAGACCCGCTATGGCGACTTCCGGGTGCTGCCCGATGGCCGTGCGCTGCTGGTGGGCCTGGCCGATGCTGATGGCCAACCGGTGCTGCCGCTGCCGGGCCGCTCGATCTGGGAAAGCCCGCTGGGCATCAACAGCCCAGAGGCGACCGGCGTGGACAGCGAAGCGCCGGTGCCCGATGCCGATGAGCCAGTGGCCGTGGCGCCCGAGCCGATGCCTGAAGCGGTAGCAAACGTGCCGACGCCAGCGCCTACCCCTGCGCAAGGGGTACGACGCTAGGCAAGCTCAGCGCTGCAGGGCCTGCACTTCGTGCTGGCGCAGCGCCACTTGCATGTCATTGCCCGATGGCACCTGGAACACGCGCAGGCCAAACTCCGGCAGGATGGCGGTCAGGTGGTCAAAGATATCGCCCTGGATGGCCTCGTACTCCAGCCAGGCGGTGGTGTCGGTAAAGGCATAGATCTCCAGCGGCGAGCCCTGGTTGGTGGGCTCCATTGCGCGGGCCATCAAGGTCATATCCTTGCGCAGCTTGGGGTGCGCCTGCAGGTAGGCATTGCAGTAAGCGCGGTAGGTGCCAATATTGGTGAGCTGGCGCAGGTTGACGATCTCATCGGCCATGTCCGGCGACTTGGTCGAGAAATCCTGGTTGTAGGCGCTGATCTCGGCGAGCTTGCTTTGCAGATAAGGGCGCAGCACGGCGATCTGGCTCAGCTCGGTGATTTCGGCGCGGGTCAAAAAGCGCACCGAGGTGGTATCGATGCACAAGGGCCGCTTGATGCGGCGGCCACCCGATTCCGACATACCCCGCCAGTTCTTGAAGCTGTCGCTCATCAAGCGCCAGGTGGGAATGGTGGTGATCGTGTTGTCCCAGTTGCGCACCTTGACAGTGTTGAGCGCCATGTCCACCACGGCGCCATCAGCGCCCACCTGGGTCATCTCCAGCCAGTCGCCCACGCGCAGAATGTCATTGCTGGCCAGTTGCACGCCAGCGGTAAACGACA contains the following coding sequences:
- a CDS encoding mechanosensitive ion channel family protein — translated: MQTAAGLAALVLLAYALRLVVRMALLQIVPRFRSSLGAAWLRTLLDNRILVRVAQIVPSLVVQTGIAAVPHLPLVASTVIRNVAIAVTALQVARLLCAIMDSIQEANESQLEAEQSTRSVKSYVQLGKMLVMVVAGIVMVATLIDRSPLILLSGLGAMSAVLMLVFKDTILSFTAGVQLASNDILRVGDWLEMTQVGADGAVVDMALNTVKVRNWDNTITTIPTWRLMSDSFKNWRGMSESGGRRIKRPLCIDTTSVRFLTRAEITELSQIAVLRPYLQSKLAEISAYNQDFSTKSPDMADEIVNLRQLTNIGTYRAYCNAYLQAHPKLRKDMTLMARAMEPTNQGSPLEIYAFTDTTAWLEYEAIQGDIFDHLTAILPEFGLRVFQVPSGNDMQVALRQHEVQALQR